From a single Silene latifolia isolate original U9 population chromosome 6, ASM4854445v1, whole genome shotgun sequence genomic region:
- the LOC141587040 gene encoding ferritin, chloroplastic-like, protein MMLRAPLFTVAPGGGFLVISDRTRVRTGVLGKREKNNGYALGIVAAVQESGPMTGIVFEPFEEVKNDNFIVPTSSKVSLARQNFVDDCESAINEQINVEYSASYVYHSLFAYFDRDNVALKGFAKFFKESSEEEREHAEKLMKYQNMRGGRVKLFSILMPPSDFEHAEKGDALYAMELALSLEKLVNEKLLNLHSVAEKNNDPQLQEFIEGEFLAEQVDSIKKIADYVTQLRMVGKGHGVWHFDRMLLN, encoded by the exons ATGATGCTAAGAGCTCCTCTTTTTACCGTCGCCCCCGGTGGCGGTTTCCTGGTCATATCGGACCGGACCCGTGTTAGAACCGGGGTGTTGGGAAAGAGGGAGAAAAATAATGGGTACGCGTTGGGAATAGTGGCGGCGGTTCAGGAATCCGGGCCGATGACTGGGATTGTTTTCGAGCCGTTTGAGGAAGTTAAGAATGATAATTTCATAGTGCCCACTTCTTCAAAGGTGTCCCTTGCTCGTCAGAATTTCGTTGATGACTGTGAATCTGCTATTAATGAGCAAATCAA TGTGGAGTACAGTGCATCCTATGTGTACCACTCTCTTTTTGCCTACTTTGACAGGGACAATGTTGCTCTCAAAGGCTTTGCCAA ATTTTTCAAGGAGTCAAGCGAGGAAGAAAGAGAGCATGCTGAGAAGCTAATGAAATATCAG AACATGAGAGGAGGAAGGGTCAAATTGTTCTCCATTTTGATGCCCCCATCCGACTTTGAGCACGCTGAAAAGGGAGATGCCCTATATG CAATGGAGCTCGCATTGTCTTTGGAGAAGCTTGTGAATGAGAAACTCTTGAATTTGCACAGT GTTGCAGAGAAAAATAATGATCCCCAGTTACAGGAGTTTATTGAAGGCGAGTTTTTGGCGGAGCAG GTTGACTCAATCAAAAAGATTGCTGATTATGTCACGCAATTGAGAATGGTTGGCAAAGGACATG GAGTATGGCATTTTGATCGGATGCTCCTTAACTAG